Within Acidobacteriota bacterium, the genomic segment CCTTGTAGTACTCGACGAAGGCGAGAATTCCAATCGGGGCAAGCAAAACACCGATCGACGTACCCTGCGCCCGGCGCTGGTTCATATGGAATCCGTAGACCAGGGCGGGAATAATTATGATGCCTCCGCCGATTCCCACCATCCCCGACAAGATGCCAGTCAAAAAGCCAAGCACAAGTGAAATCGCGATTGTCATGCTGCGCCCTCTCGATCAGATTTGAGTCGCTACTTTTCCCGTGCCGAGTAGTACTTCCCGATGATGACGCCGATTTCAACTGCAGAGTCCGGCCCCAGGTCCTCGAAGGCAAAGCCAATCCCTTTATCCTCGGTATAGCGAACTTCGCAGCTCAGATTGCGCTCTATTCCCTCGCTGGGATCGACGATGCGCAACAGAACCACTTCTCCGGGACGATAGCTTTTGGGATCGCACTCACAGAAGAGACCACCTTGTCCGATTACGCGCAGCGAGCCTAGCCGCTTTCCATTAGCGTCCTCGATGTAAGCACCCGACTCGCCTGGGATTGAAACGCGCTCGTACTTCCGCTTTTCGATATTGTGCATGGATCTCCTTTATTGAACCTTTTCGGGAAAAGGCTGCACGGGATCAACATCAACCGGCACCTTGCGCAATTGCGCAAGACTCGATCTGAGTTCACTCGGCATTACGGCATATTTCTGGAACCAGGCACTGGCTCGGTTACGATCT encodes:
- a CDS encoding permease gives rise to the protein MTIAISLVLGFLTGILSGMVGIGGGIIIIPALVYGFHMNQRRAQGTSIGVLLAPIGILAFVEYYKAGNVDVKIALLIALGFFFGAYFGGSWAQQIPQNVLRKMFAVLLAVTAAKMFFQK